Proteins co-encoded in one Haloarcula sp. DT43 genomic window:
- a CDS encoding DUF4382 domain-containing protein: MRRRRFIAAGAGVGVGLLAGCSGSPDSGGSDGDGTTDSDATTADGGAVGGFRLLISDQPAAIGDFDSLDVSFSRARIFRASETTDDSEAEETETATAESTEAGTADATETADDDDAEDETEEDDEDDGGFVVHDLDGATVDLTDVVGDRAIGVLDGELEAGRYSKIELYADSVDGVVDGESVDVKIPSGKLQITKPFEVVAGESVEFVFDINVVKKGNGGYNLLPVISESGVAGKDVDVEEVGGDDAEADDDEATDGEATDAEGTDRDPPASDRPGNETAAE, translated from the coding sequence ATGAGACGCCGACGCTTCATCGCGGCGGGCGCTGGCGTCGGCGTCGGCCTCCTCGCCGGCTGTTCCGGGTCCCCCGACTCCGGCGGGTCCGACGGTGACGGGACCACCGACAGCGATGCGACGACGGCCGACGGCGGCGCTGTCGGGGGGTTCCGGCTCCTCATCAGCGACCAACCCGCGGCCATCGGCGACTTCGACTCCCTGGACGTGTCGTTCTCGCGGGCCCGCATCTTCCGTGCGAGCGAAACAACGGACGACAGCGAGGCCGAGGAGACGGAAACGGCCACCGCCGAATCGACTGAGGCGGGGACGGCCGACGCTACCGAGACGGCGGATGATGACGACGCCGAGGACGAGACCGAAGAAGACGACGAGGACGACGGCGGCTTCGTCGTCCACGACCTCGACGGCGCGACGGTCGACCTCACCGACGTGGTCGGTGACAGGGCCATCGGCGTCCTCGACGGGGAACTCGAAGCGGGCCGGTACAGCAAAATCGAACTGTACGCCGACTCCGTCGACGGCGTCGTCGACGGCGAGTCAGTCGACGTGAAGATTCCCAGCGGGAAGCTCCAGATAACCAAGCCCTTCGAGGTGGTGGCCGGCGAATCCGTCGAGTTCGTCTTCGACATCAACGTCGTCAAGAAGGGCAACGGCGGTTACAACCTTCTGCCGGTCATCTCGGAGAGCGGGGTCGCCGGGAAGGACGTTGACGTCGAGGAGGTCGGTGGCGACGATGCGGAGGCCGACGATGACGAAGCGACCGACGGTGAGGCGACCGACGCCGAGGGGACAGACCGCGACCCGCCGGCGTCGGACCGGCCCGGCAACGAGACCGCCGCCGAGTAG